The following are from one region of the Nocardioides marmotae genome:
- a CDS encoding VOC family protein, translating into MPVQLSPYLHFDGTTREAMSFYHSVLGGDLTVDTFADHGMDGPGSDGVMHSMLRTEDGLMFMASDLPPGTTLSPGDATVSITLSGDDEARLSGWFHALAEGGEVHVPLEKQMWGDLFGQLKDRYGVQWMVDVG; encoded by the coding sequence ATGCCCGTCCAGCTCAGCCCCTACCTGCACTTCGACGGCACCACGCGCGAGGCGATGAGCTTCTACCACTCGGTGCTCGGCGGGGACCTCACCGTCGACACCTTCGCCGACCACGGGATGGACGGGCCCGGCTCGGACGGGGTCATGCACTCGATGCTCCGCACCGAGGACGGCCTGATGTTCATGGCCTCCGATCTGCCGCCCGGGACCACCCTGAGCCCCGGCGACGCGACGGTCTCGATCACCCTGAGCGGCGACGACGAGGCACGGCTGTCCGGCTGGTTCCACGCGCTGGCCGAGGGCGGCGAGGTGCACGTGCCGCTGGAGAAGCAGATGTGGGGCGACCTGTTCGGCCAGCTCAAGGACCGGTACGGCGTGCAGTGGATGGTCGACGTCGGCTGA
- a CDS encoding aldo/keto reductase, with amino-acid sequence MDARTLGRTGRDVSVVGLGTWQLGADWGEVSEADARAVLEASVASGVTFLDTADVYGDGRSEQVIGAFLRDHDGLTVATKMGRRVDQVPENYRLDAFREWTDRSRRNLGVDTLDLVQLHCPPSATIADDATYDALDTLVADGAVAAYGVSVETADQALAAIARPHVASVQIILNAFRLKPLDRVLPAAQEAGVGIIARVPLASGLLSGRYDEQTTFAADDHRTYNRDGSAFDKGETFSGVDFATGVAAAREFSRLAAEHGPEGATPAQVALAWVWQQPGVTTVIPGARNPEQARANAAAGSLPPLSAELLSGVRGLYDSYFREAVHGQW; translated from the coding sequence ATGGACGCACGCACCCTCGGACGCACCGGCCGCGACGTCTCGGTCGTGGGCCTGGGCACCTGGCAGCTCGGCGCGGACTGGGGCGAGGTCAGCGAGGCCGACGCCCGCGCGGTGCTGGAGGCCTCGGTCGCCTCGGGCGTGACCTTCCTCGACACCGCCGACGTGTACGGCGACGGCCGCAGCGAGCAGGTCATCGGCGCGTTCCTGCGCGACCACGACGGCCTCACGGTGGCCACGAAGATGGGCCGCCGCGTCGACCAGGTCCCGGAGAACTACCGCCTCGACGCCTTCCGCGAGTGGACCGACCGGTCCCGCCGCAACCTCGGCGTCGACACCCTCGACCTGGTGCAGCTGCACTGCCCGCCGAGCGCGACGATCGCCGACGACGCGACGTACGACGCCCTCGACACGCTCGTCGCCGACGGCGCCGTCGCGGCGTACGGCGTCTCGGTCGAGACCGCCGACCAGGCGCTCGCCGCGATCGCGCGCCCGCACGTCGCCAGCGTCCAGATCATCCTCAACGCCTTCCGGCTCAAGCCGCTGGACCGCGTCCTGCCCGCCGCGCAGGAGGCCGGCGTCGGGATCATCGCGCGCGTCCCGCTCGCCTCGGGCCTGCTCTCGGGGCGCTACGACGAGCAGACCACCTTCGCCGCCGACGACCACCGCACCTACAACCGCGACGGCAGCGCCTTCGACAAGGGCGAGACCTTCTCCGGCGTCGACTTCGCCACCGGCGTCGCCGCCGCGCGGGAGTTCTCCCGGCTCGCCGCGGAGCACGGCCCGGAGGGCGCCACCCCCGCCCAGGTCGCGCTGGCCTGGGTCTGGCAGCAGCCCGGCGTCACCACGGTCATCCCCGGCGCCCGCAACCCCGAGCAGGCGCGCGCCAACGCGGCCGCCGGCTCGCTGCCGCCCCTGTCCGCGGAGCTGCTCTCCGGCGTCCGCGGGCTCTACGACAGCTACTTCCGAGAGGCGGTGCACGGCCAGTGGTGA
- a CDS encoding rhodanese-like domain-containing protein produces the protein MRILLLPFLLVGLLGLGACAEDTSEIERLIDRGATVLDVRTPEEYAAGHIDGAANLDLGAEDFRDRVDELPRDTYYVVYCASGARATRAIEVMRGLGFGSVVNGGGYDALADLGLPTTE, from the coding sequence GTGAGGATCCTGCTGCTCCCGTTCCTCCTCGTCGGCCTGCTCGGCCTCGGCGCGTGCGCCGAGGACACCAGCGAGATCGAGCGGCTGATCGACCGCGGGGCGACCGTGCTCGACGTGCGCACCCCCGAGGAGTACGCCGCCGGGCACATCGACGGCGCGGCCAACCTCGACCTCGGGGCCGAGGACTTCCGCGACCGCGTCGACGAGCTGCCGCGCGACACCTACTACGTCGTCTACTGCGCGTCCGGCGCCCGCGCGACCCGCGCGATCGAGGTGATGCGCGGCCTGGGGTTCGGCAGCGTCGTCAACGGCGGCGGCTACGACGCCCTCGCCGACCTCGGCCTCCCGACGACGGAGTGA
- the rlmC gene encoding 23S rRNA (uracil(747)-C(5))-methyltransferase RlmC, with protein MELTRSVAVRCDYFDTGRCRSCTLLDQPYPTQLAEKQREVAALLPTPAAGWSEPVASAPAGFRNKAKMVVGGTAAAPTLGILDRDLAGVDLRECRLHTPGLHDALPVLADFIARADLAPYDVAQRRGELKHLLVTESPAGELMVRFVCRSQEPVARLRKHLPWLLERLPVAVATVNLQPDHKAVLEGERELVLTPSSTLAMPLGAVTLHLRPRSFFQTNTAMAVALYAEASAWVAELAPASVWDLYCGVGGFALHLAAPGRAVTGVEISAEAVRSAEHSAAAAGLSDARFVAGDATAYALDAAGDTRPDLVVVNPPRRGIGDQLAGWLEGSGVPHVLYSSCNARTLAADLAAMPSYAPVRGRLLDMFPNTRHYEVLVLLRRR; from the coding sequence ATGGAGCTGACCCGGTCGGTGGCCGTCCGGTGCGACTACTTCGACACCGGACGGTGCCGGTCGTGCACCCTGCTCGACCAGCCCTACCCGACCCAGCTCGCCGAGAAGCAGCGCGAGGTCGCCGCGCTGCTGCCGACCCCCGCGGCCGGGTGGTCCGAGCCGGTCGCCTCCGCACCCGCCGGCTTCCGCAACAAGGCCAAGATGGTCGTCGGCGGGACGGCCGCGGCCCCGACCCTCGGCATCCTCGACCGGGACCTCGCCGGCGTCGACCTGCGCGAGTGCCGGCTCCACACGCCGGGCCTCCACGACGCGCTGCCGGTGCTCGCCGACTTCATCGCCCGCGCCGACCTGGCGCCGTACGACGTCGCGCAGCGGCGCGGGGAGCTCAAGCACCTGCTGGTCACGGAGTCGCCGGCCGGTGAGCTGATGGTGCGGTTCGTCTGCCGCTCCCAGGAGCCGGTGGCGCGGCTGCGCAAGCACCTGCCCTGGCTGCTCGAGCGACTCCCGGTCGCGGTCGCGACGGTCAACCTCCAGCCCGACCACAAGGCCGTGCTCGAGGGGGAGCGCGAGCTGGTGCTGACCCCGTCCTCGACGCTCGCGATGCCGCTCGGGGCGGTCACCCTGCACCTGCGCCCGCGCAGCTTCTTCCAGACCAACACCGCGATGGCGGTCGCGCTGTACGCCGAGGCGTCGGCCTGGGTCGCCGAGCTCGCGCCTGCCTCGGTGTGGGACCTCTACTGCGGGGTCGGCGGGTTCGCGCTGCACCTCGCGGCGCCCGGCCGGGCCGTCACTGGCGTGGAGATCTCCGCGGAGGCGGTGCGCTCCGCGGAGCACAGCGCCGCGGCGGCCGGCCTGTCGGACGCGCGGTTCGTGGCCGGCGACGCGACGGCGTACGCGCTCGACGCGGCGGGGGACACGCGGCCCGACCTCGTCGTCGTCAACCCGCCCCGGCGCGGCATCGGCGACCAGCTCGCCGGGTGGCTGGAGGGCTCCGGGGTCCCGCACGTGCTCTACTCCAGCTGCAACGCCCGGACGCTCGCGGCCGACCTGGCGGCCATGCCGTCCTACGCCCCGGTCCGCGGGCGGCTGCTCGACATGTTCCCCAACACCCGCCACTACGAGGTGCTGGTCCTGCTGCGCAGGCGGTGA
- a CDS encoding DUF2237 family protein gives MGERNVLGGELVPCGTDPLTGFYRDGSCSCGSDDVGLHAVCAVMTADFLEHQRSVGNDLTTPRPEWHFPGLHPGDPWCVVAGRWLQSYQAGAAAPVVLAATNERALEVVRIELLEEHAVDVPPDLSSLG, from the coding sequence ATGGGCGAGCGCAACGTGCTGGGCGGGGAGCTGGTGCCCTGTGGCACCGACCCGCTGACCGGCTTCTACCGCGACGGGAGCTGCTCGTGCGGCTCCGACGACGTCGGGCTGCACGCGGTGTGCGCGGTGATGACCGCCGACTTCCTCGAGCACCAGCGCTCGGTCGGCAACGACCTGACGACGCCGCGGCCCGAGTGGCACTTCCCCGGGCTGCACCCGGGTGACCCGTGGTGCGTGGTGGCGGGTCGGTGGCTGCAGTCCTACCAGGCCGGCGCCGCCGCGCCGGTCGTGCTGGCCGCGACCAACGAGCGGGCGCTGGAGGTGGTCCGGATCGAGCTGCTCGAGGAGCACGCCGTCGACGTGCCGCCCGACCTCAGCTCGCTCGGTTGA
- a CDS encoding dienelactone hydrolase family protein, which translates to MSQPRLVATRTPPRAEAVVLVLHGGDQRPEDPLVSPWQLSVLRMVPVAARIARAGRGRLAVHRVLNARRGWGTGRTPVDDARWAMDRVGERYGDLPVGLVGHSLGGRAALLAGQDPRVAAVVALNPWLHRADDADLAGRRVLLVHGTEDRVAAPERARAVADRLRRRADVEWREVPGAGHAMLRHRPVFERAAADFLTETLLPPGVR; encoded by the coding sequence GTGAGCCAGCCCCGTCTCGTCGCCACCCGCACGCCGCCCCGGGCGGAGGCGGTCGTGCTCGTGCTGCACGGCGGCGACCAGCGGCCCGAGGACCCGCTCGTCAGCCCGTGGCAGCTCTCGGTGCTGCGGATGGTGCCCGTCGCGGCGCGCATCGCCCGCGCCGGTCGCGGGCGGCTGGCGGTGCACCGCGTCCTCAACGCCCGGCGCGGGTGGGGGACGGGCCGCACCCCGGTCGACGACGCCCGCTGGGCGATGGACCGGGTGGGGGAGCGGTACGGCGACCTGCCGGTCGGCCTCGTCGGCCACTCGCTCGGCGGGCGGGCCGCGCTGCTGGCCGGCCAGGACCCGCGGGTGGCCGCGGTCGTGGCGCTCAACCCGTGGCTGCACCGCGCCGACGACGCCGACCTCGCGGGACGGCGGGTGCTCCTCGTGCACGGCACCGAGGACCGGGTGGCCGCGCCCGAGCGAGCGCGGGCGGTCGCCGATCGGCTGCGCCGCCGGGCCGACGTCGAGTGGCGCGAGGTCCCGGGGGCCGGGCACGCGATGCTCCGGCACCGGCCGGTCTTCGAGCGGGCGGCGGCCGACTTCCTCACCGAGACGCTGCTGCCGCCCGGCGTACGGTGA
- a CDS encoding gluconokinase — protein MGHLLVVMGVSGSGKSTVGAALARRLGVPFADADDLHPAANIAKMSRGEPLDDGDRRPWLEEVGRWLARHLDGGVMSCSALKRAYRDQLRHHAPATTFVLLDGDPDVIARRQSVRAGHFMPASLLTSQLATLEPLEPDEGGIVLDVDQGVDAIVQAYLDAVEARGRGRRGGARS, from the coding sequence ATGGGCCACCTGCTCGTCGTCATGGGCGTCTCGGGGTCGGGCAAGTCGACGGTGGGGGCCGCGCTCGCGCGGCGACTGGGGGTGCCGTTCGCGGACGCCGACGACCTCCACCCGGCGGCCAACATCGCGAAGATGTCGCGCGGTGAGCCCCTCGACGACGGCGATCGCCGACCCTGGCTGGAGGAGGTCGGCCGGTGGCTGGCCCGCCACCTCGACGGCGGGGTGATGAGCTGCTCGGCGCTGAAGCGGGCCTACCGCGACCAGCTGCGCCACCACGCCCCCGCTACCACCTTCGTGCTGCTCGACGGCGACCCTGACGTGATCGCCCGCCGGCAGTCCGTGCGCGCCGGGCACTTCATGCCCGCGTCGCTGTTGACCTCGCAGCTCGCGACGCTCGAGCCGTTGGAGCCCGACGAGGGCGGCATCGTGCTCGACGTCGACCAGGGCGTGGACGCGATCGTGCAGGCGTACCTGGACGCCGTCGAGGCACGGGGCCGCGGCCGCCGGGGCGGGGCCCGAAGCTGA
- a CDS encoding DUF222 domain-containing protein, producing MAKDARHHAHTVCRAVAKSRKKTRAAATADLWSMSDEDVEATLLEAEKLRAQADALALRLVAEADRRHAGERAGATDTASWWAHRTRQERRVAKGRARLAESLNRHEPTSAALVEGAISIDHARVITSCVDRLPEDLEDPTVPARAEQHLLDEAAHLDPKTLAVLAKHVLTVVAPEVGEARDARALEREEREARANAWLTMCPDGKGSVRGKFSIPELHAAMLHKTLLAYAAPKHQAATRTEDPDAAEEIERRPSPERMGDAFCELLERLPTDTLPRLGGLNATVVVTLDHESLGGGLAPGGARRRRRHLCRHRQTPRMRSRTHPGRPWHQV from the coding sequence ATGGCCAAGGACGCCCGACACCACGCACACACCGTGTGCCGGGCTGTCGCGAAGTCCCGGAAGAAGACCCGCGCAGCCGCCACAGCGGACCTGTGGTCGATGTCGGACGAGGACGTCGAGGCCACCCTCCTGGAGGCCGAGAAGCTCCGCGCGCAGGCCGATGCCCTCGCACTCCGCCTGGTCGCGGAGGCCGACCGGCGGCATGCCGGCGAACGCGCCGGTGCAACCGACACCGCCTCGTGGTGGGCCCACCGGACCCGGCAGGAGCGGCGGGTGGCCAAGGGCCGGGCCCGGCTCGCGGAGTCCCTCAACCGGCACGAGCCCACCTCGGCCGCGCTGGTCGAGGGCGCGATCTCCATCGACCACGCCCGGGTGATCACCTCCTGTGTCGATCGGCTGCCCGAGGACCTGGAGGACCCCACCGTCCCGGCCCGTGCCGAGCAGCACCTCCTCGACGAGGCGGCGCATCTCGACCCGAAGACGCTGGCGGTGCTCGCCAAGCACGTCCTCACCGTGGTCGCTCCCGAGGTCGGTGAGGCCCGGGACGCCCGTGCCTTGGAGCGGGAGGAACGGGAGGCCCGCGCGAACGCGTGGCTGACCATGTGCCCCGACGGGAAGGGCTCGGTCCGCGGGAAGTTCTCGATCCCCGAGCTGCACGCCGCGATGCTCCACAAGACCCTGCTCGCGTACGCCGCACCGAAGCATCAAGCCGCGACCCGCACCGAAGATCCCGACGCGGCCGAGGAGATCGAGCGCCGGCCATCACCGGAACGGATGGGGGATGCGTTCTGCGAGCTCCTCGAACGGCTCCCCACCGACACGCTCCCCAGGCTCGGCGGCCTCAACGCCACCGTCGTCGTCACCCTCGATCACGAGTCCCTCGGCGGTGGGCTCGCGCCGGGGGGTGCTCGACGACGGCGGCGTCATCTCTGCCGCCACCGCCAGACGCCTCGCATGCGAAGCCGGACTCATCCCGGCCGTCCTTGGCACCAGGTCTGA
- a CDS encoding HNH endonuclease signature motif containing protein — translation MLDDGGVISAATARRLACEAGLIPAVLGTRSELLDLGRKTRLFSGAQRRGLNLTQPTCTAEGCDWPAHLCHAHHDQPWSSGGTTDLANARNLCPRHHARIHDPAFETSHLPDGKVAFHRRT, via the coding sequence GTGCTCGACGACGGCGGCGTCATCTCTGCCGCCACCGCCAGACGCCTCGCATGCGAAGCCGGACTCATCCCGGCCGTCCTTGGCACCAGGTCTGAGCTGCTCGACCTCGGCCGGAAGACGCGGCTGTTCTCCGGGGCTCAGCGGCGGGGGCTGAACCTGACCCAGCCGACCTGCACCGCGGAAGGTTGCGACTGGCCGGCCCATCTGTGCCACGCCCACCACGACCAGCCCTGGTCCAGTGGCGGCACGACGGATCTCGCCAACGCCCGCAACCTCTGCCCGCGTCACCACGCCCGGATCCACGACCCGGCCTTCGAGACCAGCCACCTCCCCGACGGCAAGGTCGCCTTCCACCGGCGGACATAG
- a CDS encoding TraR/DksA family transcriptional regulator: MPAHQRPGDGLTGDAADHADGDHAEAEERLRAEHALVSRRLVALRGDYTGMVEASRDTNADDEHDPEGATIAFERSQLDTLVQQAVRRLAEIEAALDRLAAGTYGVCERCGRPIPAERLEVRPEARRCVACG; this comes from the coding sequence GTGCCTGCTCATCAGCGCCCAGGCGACGGCCTGACCGGCGACGCCGCCGACCACGCCGACGGCGACCACGCCGAGGCCGAGGAGCGGCTGCGGGCCGAGCACGCCCTGGTCAGCCGCCGGCTCGTGGCCCTGCGCGGCGACTACACCGGCATGGTCGAGGCCTCGCGCGACACCAACGCCGACGACGAGCACGACCCCGAGGGCGCGACCATCGCCTTCGAGCGCTCCCAGCTCGACACCCTCGTGCAGCAGGCGGTGCGCCGCCTGGCCGAGATCGAGGCGGCGCTGGACCGGCTGGCGGCCGGCACGTACGGCGTGTGCGAGCGCTGCGGCCGCCCGATCCCGGCCGAGCGCCTCGAGGTCCGCCCCGAGGCCCGCCGCTGCGTCGCCTGCGGATGA
- a CDS encoding metallophosphoesterase family protein, giving the protein MDLVIMADTHLPKRAKDLPAALWAAVEAADVVVHAGDWVDEATLDRLEERSRRLVACWGNNDGPGLRARLPEVARVELDGVRLGVVHETGGRQGREARADAAYPDLDVLVFGHSHIPWDTTTPRGLRLLNPGSPTDRRQQPHCTYLTARVADGVLGDVALHRLPPRTATAPRRTS; this is encoded by the coding sequence ATGGACCTGGTGATCATGGCCGACACCCACCTGCCCAAGCGGGCCAAGGACCTGCCCGCCGCGCTGTGGGCGGCGGTCGAGGCGGCCGACGTCGTCGTCCACGCCGGCGACTGGGTCGACGAGGCCACCCTGGACCGGCTCGAGGAACGCTCCCGGCGGCTCGTGGCCTGCTGGGGCAACAACGACGGCCCGGGCCTGCGGGCGCGGCTGCCCGAGGTCGCCCGGGTGGAGCTCGACGGCGTACGCCTCGGGGTCGTCCACGAGACCGGCGGCCGGCAGGGGCGCGAGGCCCGCGCCGACGCGGCGTACCCCGACCTCGACGTGCTCGTCTTCGGGCACAGCCACATCCCCTGGGACACCACCACGCCCCGAGGCCTGCGGCTGCTGAACCCGGGGTCGCCCACCGACCGTCGGCAGCAGCCGCACTGCACCTACCTGACCGCCCGGGTCGCCGACGGCGTCCTCGGCGACGTCGCCCTGCACCGGCTCCCGCCCCGCACCGCCACCGCCCCTCGGAGGACGTCGTGA
- the glgA gene encoding glycogen synthase → MRVDVLTKEYPPEIYGGAGVHVAELVRALRRREDLTTRVRAFGAPREEPGTSSYAEPAELTGANPALRTLGVDLAMADACAGADLVHSHTWYANLAGHLAGLLHGVPHVVTAHSLEPLRPWKAEQLGGGYAVSGWAERTAYEAAAAVVAVSHAMRDDVLAAYPAVDPARVHVVHNGIDTDLWSPVTDPDRVRGHGLDPDRPSVVFVGRITRQKGLPWFLRAVAALPPEVQVVLCAGAPDTPEIEAEVVALVAELQATRTGVVWIRDMLPRADVVALLSAATVFACPSVYEPLGIVNLEAMACETAVVATATGGIPEVVVDGETGLLVPIEQATDGTGTPVDPDRYVADLAAALTELATDPARAAEMGRAGRVRARSAFDWDTIAERTVEVYRSVI, encoded by the coding sequence GTGCGAGTCGATGTGCTGACCAAGGAGTACCCGCCCGAGATCTACGGTGGGGCCGGCGTGCACGTCGCCGAGCTCGTCCGGGCGCTGCGCCGCCGCGAGGACCTGACCACCCGGGTCCGCGCCTTCGGCGCGCCGCGGGAGGAGCCGGGGACCTCCTCGTACGCCGAGCCGGCCGAGCTCACCGGGGCCAACCCGGCACTGCGCACGCTCGGGGTCGACCTCGCCATGGCCGACGCCTGCGCGGGGGCCGACCTGGTGCACTCCCACACCTGGTACGCCAACCTCGCCGGTCACCTCGCCGGCCTGCTGCACGGCGTCCCGCACGTCGTCACCGCCCACTCGCTGGAGCCGCTGCGGCCGTGGAAGGCCGAGCAGCTCGGCGGCGGGTACGCCGTGTCGGGCTGGGCCGAGCGGACGGCCTACGAGGCGGCTGCCGCGGTCGTCGCGGTCTCCCACGCCATGCGCGACGACGTGCTGGCGGCGTACCCCGCCGTGGACCCGGCCCGCGTCCACGTCGTCCACAACGGCATCGACACCGACCTGTGGTCGCCGGTCACCGACCCCGACCGGGTCCGCGGCCACGGCCTCGACCCGGACCGGCCCTCGGTGGTCTTCGTCGGGCGGATCACCCGGCAGAAGGGGCTGCCGTGGTTCCTGCGCGCCGTCGCCGCGCTGCCGCCCGAGGTGCAGGTGGTGCTGTGCGCCGGCGCGCCGGACACCCCCGAGATCGAGGCCGAGGTCGTCGCGCTGGTCGCCGAGCTGCAGGCGACCCGCACCGGCGTGGTGTGGATCCGCGACATGCTGCCCCGCGCCGACGTGGTCGCGCTGCTGTCGGCGGCCACGGTCTTCGCCTGCCCGTCGGTCTACGAGCCGCTCGGCATCGTCAACCTCGAGGCGATGGCGTGCGAGACCGCCGTCGTCGCCACCGCCACCGGCGGCATCCCCGAGGTCGTGGTCGACGGGGAGACCGGCCTGCTGGTGCCGATCGAGCAGGCCACCGACGGCACGGGCACGCCCGTGGACCCCGACCGGTACGTCGCGGACCTCGCGGCCGCGCTGACCGAGCTCGCCACCGACCCCGCCCGCGCCGCCGAGATGGGCCGCGCGGGCCGCGTGCGGGCCCGGTCGGCCTTCGACTGGGACACCATCGCCGAGCGCACGGTCGAGGTCTACCGCTCCGTCATCTGA
- a CDS encoding glucose-1-phosphate adenylyltransferase: MRATSRKKVLAIVLAGGEGKRLMPLTADRAKPAVPFAGIYRLIDFALSNVVNSGYLKVVVLTQYKSHSLDRHISQTWRMSTMLGNYVTPVPAQQRLGKHWYLGSGDAIFQSLNLIRDERPDTVVVVGADHVYRMDFAQMVAQHCESGAACTVAAIRQPIGIADQFGVIDVHPEDPTRIRDFLEKPADPVGLPDSPHEVLASMGNYVFEADALVEAVTRDATTTGSKHDMGADIVPAFVRRSQAAVYDYRDNVVPGATDRDRGYWRDVGTIGTFYAAHMDVVSPLPVFNLYNFDWPIYTSYGPQPPAKVVQGADGAPARVDEAVLSPGSVVSGGTVLRSVISPAVGVAAGAVVEGSVLMQGVRIGPGAVVHNAILDKNVVVPAGARVGVDHEEDRARGFHVEDGLVVLGKDQPFPDPQG; this comes from the coding sequence ATGCGCGCCACGTCACGCAAGAAGGTCCTGGCCATCGTGCTCGCGGGCGGGGAGGGCAAGCGGCTGATGCCGCTGACGGCCGACCGCGCCAAGCCGGCCGTGCCGTTCGCCGGGATCTACCGGCTCATCGACTTCGCGCTCTCCAACGTCGTCAACTCCGGCTACCTCAAGGTCGTGGTGCTGACGCAGTACAAGTCCCACAGCCTCGACCGGCACATCTCGCAGACCTGGCGGATGTCGACGATGCTCGGCAACTACGTCACCCCGGTGCCGGCGCAGCAGCGGCTCGGCAAGCACTGGTATCTCGGCAGCGGCGATGCGATCTTCCAGTCGCTCAACCTGATCCGCGACGAGCGGCCCGACACCGTCGTGGTGGTGGGCGCCGACCACGTCTACCGGATGGACTTCGCCCAGATGGTCGCCCAGCACTGCGAGAGCGGTGCGGCGTGCACGGTCGCGGCCATCCGGCAGCCGATCGGGATCGCCGACCAGTTCGGCGTCATCGACGTGCACCCCGAGGACCCCACCCGCATCCGCGACTTCCTGGAGAAGCCGGCCGACCCGGTCGGCCTGCCCGACAGCCCGCACGAGGTGCTGGCCTCGATGGGCAACTACGTCTTCGAGGCCGACGCGCTCGTGGAGGCCGTGACCCGCGACGCCACCACCACCGGCTCCAAGCACGACATGGGCGCCGACATCGTCCCGGCGTTCGTCCGGCGCTCCCAGGCCGCGGTCTACGACTACCGCGACAACGTCGTGCCGGGCGCCACCGACCGCGACCGCGGCTACTGGCGCGACGTCGGCACCATCGGCACCTTCTACGCCGCGCACATGGACGTCGTCTCGCCGCTCCCGGTCTTCAACCTCTACAACTTCGACTGGCCGATCTACACCTCGTACGGTCCGCAGCCTCCGGCCAAGGTCGTCCAGGGCGCCGACGGCGCACCGGCCCGCGTCGACGAGGCGGTCCTCTCACCCGGCTCGGTCGTCAGTGGCGGCACGGTCCTCCGCTCGGTGATCTCCCCGGCCGTCGGCGTGGCCGCCGGGGCGGTGGTCGAGGGGTCGGTGCTGATGCAGGGCGTGCGGATCGGGCCGGGCGCGGTGGTGCACAACGCGATCCTGGACAAGAACGTGGTCGTCCCGGCCGGCGCGCGGGTCGGCGTCGACCACGAGGAGGACCGCGCCCGCGGCTTCCACGTCGAGGACGGGCTCGTGGTCCTCGGCAAGGACCAGCCCTTCCCCGACCCGCAGGGCTGA
- a CDS encoding mismatch-specific DNA-glycosylase: protein MPSSFTRAELESFRDREVPDLLPGPEGPELRLLFVGINPGLWTAATQTHFAHPGNRFYPALLAAGIVERRIDPAAGMTDEDREHLRSRGIGITNVVRRATAKASELSAEEYRAGGLALVETVRRTRPHVVAVAGITAYRAAFSLPKAVPGRQPEPLAGAELWVVPNPSGLNAHETVASLAEAYAAPARAAGILPER, encoded by the coding sequence GTGCCCTCGTCCTTCACCCGCGCGGAGCTGGAGTCCTTCCGCGACCGGGAGGTGCCCGACCTGCTGCCCGGGCCGGAGGGCCCGGAGCTGCGGCTGCTCTTCGTCGGGATCAACCCCGGCCTGTGGACCGCGGCCACCCAGACCCACTTCGCCCACCCCGGCAACCGCTTCTACCCCGCGCTGCTGGCGGCCGGCATCGTCGAGCGCCGCATCGACCCCGCCGCGGGGATGACCGACGAGGACCGCGAGCACCTGCGCTCCCGCGGCATCGGGATCACCAACGTCGTCCGCCGCGCGACCGCGAAGGCCTCCGAGCTCTCCGCCGAGGAGTACCGCGCCGGCGGGCTCGCGCTCGTCGAGACCGTCCGCCGCACCCGCCCGCACGTGGTCGCCGTCGCCGGCATCACGGCGTACCGCGCCGCCTTCTCCCTGCCCAAGGCGGTCCCCGGCCGGCAGCCCGAGCCGCTGGCCGGCGCGGAGCTGTGGGTCGTGCCGAACCCCAGCGGCCTCAACGCCCACGAGACCGTCGCCTCGCTCGCCGAGGCGTACGCCGCCCCCGCACGCGCCGCGGGCATCCTCCCGGAGCGCTGA